A window of Mycolicibacterium holsaticum DSM 44478 = JCM 12374 genomic DNA:
GAACGCGCCGGCGATCGCCCACGGCTCGGCGGCGCGCTGCGGGTTGAAGAGGATCGCACCCGCGAGAGCAGCGGCGAACAGGCCGTCGCCGAACTGGCTGACCAACCGAAGTTCCAGTAGCCGCCAGAATTCCGGCATGCCACGCACCGACCGCCACAGTGCGGTGGGTGCGCGAAGGTCGGCCAGCGGTACCACGTCCTGGTTGTGTGGATGCGAACCCGACCCACAGTACAAATCTTGCGGCGGGCCGTGCTTGTTCTCCACGTTGTTTGGTTGCTGGTGCCATGATGGGTACGTGGCGCAGTCGGAGGAGCCCGAGGACCGTAAAGAGGGAGTCGCCCCCGCGGCGCACCGGGTGCGGGCCGGAACTCTGCTGCTGGCCAACACCGACCTGCTGGAGCCGACGTTTCGGCGCAGCGTCATCTACATCGTCGAGCACAACGACGGCGGCACCCTCGGGGTGGTGCTGAACCGGCCGAGTGAAACCGCGGTGTACAACGTGCTGCCGCAGTGGGCGAAGCTGGCCACCAAGCCCAAGACGATGTTCATCGGCGGACCGGTCAAACGCGATGCGGCGTTGTGTCTGGCGACCATGCGCGTCGGCGTCGACGCCGACGGGCTGCCCGGTTTGCGGCACGTGCAGGGCCGGATGGCGATGGTCGACCTCGACGCCGATCCGGACTCGGTTGCTCCGGCCGTCGAGGGCGTGCGGATCTTCGCTGGCTACTCGGGGTGGACCATCGGTCAGCTGGAGGGTGAGATCGAACGCGACGACTGGATTGTGCTGTCCGCGTTGCCCTCTGACGTGTTGGTCGAACCACGCGTCGACCTGTGGGCGCGGGTGCTGCGCCGTCAGCCCCTGCCGCTGTCGCTCTTGGCCACCCACCCGATCGACATCAGCCGCAACTAGACGGCGTTTTCGCTGCAGGACAGCGTGCAGGTGGCGCATACGCTGCCGCACTCACCCGTGGCCGCTGTGGACTGCCCGCCGATACGGGCCAGGCTCTTCGCGCTCTGCCAACAACCCGCGCCGAGCGTGCCGACCGCGCCGATCACGCACACGATCGCCACGAGCAGCGCCGTGCCCGGCTCGGTGGACACTGCGACCGCGCCGCCCACCGCGAGCATCACCGCGGCGGCGAACTGTGTCGGCACCAGGGCGCGCAACACCTGCTGCCTGGGGTCATTCGAGCGGGGCCGGCTCAGCAGCCACAGCGCGGCCGCCGCGCACGCCACTGCGGCACAGAAGCTGAGCACACCGACGACGAGCATGGCCCCACCCTACGAGGGCCGCGCCCCGATGGCGTGATGGTGTCCCCCGGACGCCAGGCTTCGCCCGGGGGACATGTCCATCGCGGGCGCCCTAGCTGGACGCCGTGTTCGCAAGTGCCTGCGACGCCGGGACTGCCGCGGCGGGCCCGCTGGGAAGGGCGGTCGTGGCAGGTGGGGGCGTCACGCCGGGCGCCGCGTCCGGCGCAGGCGCTGGGGGAGCGGCGGGGGCCGGGACGCTCACCCGGAAGCCGCGCACGATCGCGTCGGTGGCGTCGGCGGCGGGGATGACTTGGTCCACGCTGGTGGTCACCGCCAGCGAGACCAGGTAGTTGTCGGGTCCGACGGTGGCGATGACGTGGCGGCGCGAGGTGTTCAACGTCATCGAGTTCTGCCGGTAGGTGCCCTCGATCAGCGCCGACGGCATCCCGCCGAAGCTGTCGAACGACGCGTCGGTGGATCGCCATGCCGGGAGTTGCTGGCTGTCGACGAAGCCGTGGCTGATGGCCTCGATCGGGTCGAATTCGCCGACCAGCTTGTAGACGACCACCTGGGCGTTGGACGTGTACAGGCCGTTGCCGCCGACCCGGTCGGCGATCACCGCGAACGCGTCGGGCACGTTGGGGTCGGGAACGTTGGACCAACCGCGCGGCATCGGCAACACGATGGTGAGCGCCTTGAAGTCCTGGCTGTTCTGCGGTTCGAGCCGGACGCCCTTGGACTCGAAGAACTCCCGCAGGGTGCCCGAGGCCGCCGGGGTGATCGTGACGGCAGGCGGTGCCACGACGGGTGCGACCGGTGCGGCGGGCTGCGCGGCGGGAGCACCGGGCTGCGCGACGGGAGCACCGGCCTGCGCGACGGGGACGGCGGCGGGCGCGGCTTCGGCGCCGGGTGATGCGATACCGGCCTGCGCGAGGCCAGTGGCCGAGCTCACACCGGGCTGACCGACGGCTTGCGGTGCGGCGTTCGGCGTCACCGTGACGGTCTGCGTCACCGTGGCCGGTGCCGGCACCGGGGGTTGCGGAACCACCGGTTCGGCCGAGGCGGTGGTGCCCGCGAAGCTCACCACACCAGCCGCTGCGACGGCGGCTCCTGAAGCCAGAACCCGCCAGCGGCGGGCGATCTCGATCATCGACGTCGGTCCTTCCAGACAGCGCGGTGCACGTCAGGCGCCGACTGTATCCAGCCGGGGACGTTAGCCACCAGAGCCGGAACCGAGCTGCAACCTTGTTCTGACTTGTCCGCAACGCAACCGATACCAACCCGTGGCCGGCGCGGACCGGATTCGCGGGCTTATACCCTGTTCACGTGACCGAACCGCCGACCGCTCAGCCCGCGGCGGCCGCCGCCGACGCCGCCGCCGAAACCCTGCAGCACCGCTACACCGCGGAGCTGGCCGGGAAGATCGAGCACGCCTGGCAGCAGAGGTGGGCCGAGGCAGGCACGTTTCACGTACCGAACCCGGTCGGTTCGCTGGCACCCACCGACGGCGCCACGGTGCCCGAGGACAAGATGTTCGTGCAGGACATGTTCCCCTACCCGTCCGGTGAAGGCCTGCACGTCGGGCATCCGCTCGGCTACATCGCCACCGATGTCTACGCCCGCTACTGCCGGATGACCGGCCGTAATGTCCTGCACGCATTGGGCTTTGATGCATTCGGGTTGCCGGCCGAGCAGTATGCGATCCAGACCGGCACGCATCCACGCGAGCGAACCGAAGCCAACATCGTCAACTTCCGCCGTCAGCTCGGCAGGCTGGGCTTCGGCCACGACCCGCGGCGCAGCTTCTCCACCACCGACGTCGACTACTACAAGTGGACCCAGTGGATTTTCCTGCAGATCTACAACGCCTGGTTCGACCCGACCACCGGCAAGGCACGGCCGATCGCCGAACTGGTCTCCGAATTCGATTCCGGGGCAAGGACCCTCGATGACGGACGGGTGTGGTCGCAGCTGAGCGCCGGTGACCGCGCTGACGTGGTGGACTCTCACCGGCTGGTGTATCGCGCCGACTCGCTGGTCAACTGGTGCCCGGGCCTGGGCACCGTGCTGGCCAACGAAGAGGTCACCTCCGACGGGCGCAGCGAACGCGGCAACTTCCCGGTGTTCCGGAAGCGGTTGCGGCAGTGGATGATGCGGATCACCGCATACTCCGACCGGTTGCTCGACGACCTGGATCTGCTGGACTGGCCGGAGAAGGTCAAGGCCATGCAGCGAAATTGGATCGGGCGGTCCACCGGTGCGTCGGTGTATTTCAGCACCGACGCAGGCGATATCGAGGTGTTCACCACCCGCCCGGACACGCTGTTCGGCGCGACGTACATGGTGCTGGCGCCCGAGCACGGGCTGGTCGACACGTTGGCGGCCTCGCAGTGGCCGGCCGACGTGGACGAGCGCTGGACCTTCGGCGCCGCCAACCCACGCGAGGCCGTCGCCGCCTACCGGTCGGCCATCGCGGCGAAGTCAGACCTCGAGCGCCAGGAGAACAAGACCAAGACGGGCGTGTTCCTCGGCGCGTACGCCACCAACCCGGCCAACGGCCAACGGATTCCGGTGTTCATCGCCGACTATGTGCTGATCGGCTACGGCACCGGTGCGATCATGGCCGTGCCCGGCGGAGACCAGCGCGACTGGGACTTCGCCACCGAGTTCGGCCTGCCGATCGTGGAAACCGTTGCTGGCGGCGATATTTCGCAGGGCCCGAACACCGGTGACGGCGAGGTGGTCAACTCCGACTACCTCAACGGGCTCAGCGTCGGCGCGGCGAAGGAGGCGATGACCCGGCGGCTGGAGGTAGAAGGCCGCGGCCGTGCGCGCGTCGAGTACAAACTGCGGGACTGGCTGTTCGCGCGCCAACGGTATTGGGGTGAACCGTTCCCGATCGTGTACGACGCCGACGGTCGTGCGCACCCGCTACCGGAATCGATGCTGCCGGTGGAACTGCCGGACGTCCCGGACTATTCGCCGGTGTTGTTCGACCCCGACGACGCGAACACCGAACCGTCCCCGCCGCTGGGCAAGGCGACCGACTGGGTGCACGTCGAACTGGATCTGGGTGACGGGTGCAAGCCCTACACCCGGGACACCAACGTCATGCCGCAGTGGGCGGGCAGTTCTTGGTACGAGCTGCGCTACACCGACCCGGACAACGCAGAAGCGATGTGCGACAAGGAAAACGAGGCTTACTGGATGGGTCCGCGGCCGGCCGAGCACGGTCCGCATGATCCGGGCGGGGTGGACCTGTACGTCGGCGGTGTGGAGCACGCGGTGCTGCACCTGCTGTACGCGCGGTTCTGGCACAAGGTGCTCTACGACCTCGGCCACATCAGCTCGCGCGAGCCGTACCGGCGGCTGGTTAACCAGGGCTACATCCAGGCCTACGCCTACACCGACTCCCGCGGCACCTACGTGCCGGCCGCCGAAGTCGTCGAACGCGAAGGGAAGTTCTTCTGGCGTCCGTCCGATGACGCCTACGGGTCGGCTCCGGATCCCGACGGTGAGATCGAGGTGTTCCAGGAGTTCGGCAAGATCGGCAAGAGCCTGAAGAACTCGGTGTCGCCCGACGAGATCTGCGACAACTACGGCGCCGACACATTGCGCGTCTACGAGATGTCGATGGGACCGATCGAGGCGTCGCGACCGTGGGCCACCAAGGACGTCGTCGGCGCGCACCGGTTCCTGCAGAGGGTGTGGCGGCTTGTCGTCGACGAGCAGAGCGGCCGCGTGCAGGTCGCCGAGCACGAGGCGCTGGACACCGACACCCTGCGGTTGTTGCACCGCACCGTGGCCGGGGTCACCGACGACTACACGAACCTGCGCAACAACACCGCGGCGGCCAAGCTGATCGAGTACACCAACCACCTGACCAAACAGGGTGTGACGGCCAGGGCGGCGGTGGAACCGCTGGTGCTGATGCTCGCGCCGTTGGCGCCGCACCTGGCCGAGGAACTGTGGCACCGGATGGGTCACGACACCCCGCTTGCGCACGGACCGTTCCCGGTTGCCGACCCGCAGTACCTCGTCGAGGACACCGTGGAGTATCCGGTGCAGGTCAACGGGAAGGTTCGCGGGCACATCACGGTCGGCGCCGACGCCGACGCTGACACGATGGAGGCCGCAGCGCTGGCCGATGAGAAGGTGCAGGCGTTCCTCAACGGCGCCACGCCGAAAAAGGTGATCGTGGTGGCCGGCCGCCTGGTCAACATCGTCGTGTGATTTCGGCGTAGTTCGTCACGCTCACCGTGACGAACTACCCCGAAATCACCGGGGGCGGACGATCACCTCGTGGATGTGCGCGTCCGGCGGCGACGCCACCACGTCGGCGATCACGCCCGCGACGGTCTCCGGCGACAAGAACCGTGACGGGTCGTACTGCCCGCCTTCGTAGGCGACCAGGCCCTCCTGCATCTCGGTGGCGATCCGGCCGGGATGCACCGACGTCACCCGCAGCGACGGTTCGTCGTTGCGCAACGAATCGGCGAACGACCGCAGCGCGAACTTGCTTCCCGAATACGACGCCAGCCCGGGCGAGGCGTCGATGCCCGAGCCCGAGTTGACGAAAACCACGTGTCCGCCAACCGCCCGCAGCGCGGGCAGCAGCGCCAGCGTCAACGCCACCGCGCCAATGACGTTGATCTCCATGGTGGTTCGCCACTCGTCGATCGTCGACTCCGCGACCCGCCCGGGATAGGCCACACCGGCGTTGTGGATCAACACGTCCAGTTCGTCGATGGACGCGACGGCCCCGGCGATCGCGTCGGCGTCGGCCAGGTCGACGGCCACCGTCGTGGCGCCGAACCGGGCGGCGACGGCGTCCAGCCGCGCCCCCGGTCGGCCCGCGAGAACCAGCGAATGCGTGGGCGCCAACGCGGCCGCGACCGCCGTACCCAGGCCCCGCGACGCCCCCGTGATGAGTGCGGTCGGCATGTCGTCAACGCTACCGACCTGCAAACCGGCGCACCGCGTCGCATCATGGTACGGATGCCCGCCGATCACAGCTTCACGCCAACGCAGCTCTCCGCCCGCGCTGCGTATCTGCTGCGCGGCAACGACCTGGGCACCATGACGACGGCCGCGCCGCTGCTCTACCCGCACATGTGGAGCTGGGACGCCGCGTTCGTGGCGATCGGGCTGGCGCCGCTGAGCGTCGAGCGCGCCGTCGTCGAGCTCGACACGCTGCTCTCGGCGCAGTGGAGCAACGGGATGATCCCGCACATCGTCTTCGCCAACGGGGTGGACGGGTACTTTCCCGGGCCGGCCCGCTGGGCCACGTCGACGCTGGCCGCGCACGCGCCGCGCAACCGGCTCACCTCGGGCATCACCCAACCGCCCGTGCACGCCATCGCCGTACAACGCATCCTCGACAACGCCCGCACCCGCGGCC
This region includes:
- a CDS encoding YqgE/AlgH family protein gives rise to the protein MAQSEEPEDRKEGVAPAAHRVRAGTLLLANTDLLEPTFRRSVIYIVEHNDGGTLGVVLNRPSETAVYNVLPQWAKLATKPKTMFIGGPVKRDAALCLATMRVGVDADGLPGLRHVQGRMAMVDLDADPDSVAPAVEGVRIFAGYSGWTIGQLEGEIERDDWIVLSALPSDVLVEPRVDLWARVLRRQPLPLSLLATHPIDISRN
- a CDS encoding LpqN/LpqT family lipoprotein, whose amino-acid sequence is MIEIARRWRVLASGAAVAAAGVVSFAGTTASAEPVVPQPPVPAPATVTQTVTVTPNAAPQAVGQPGVSSATGLAQAGIASPGAEAAPAAVPVAQAGAPVAQPGAPAAQPAAPVAPVVAPPAVTITPAASGTLREFFESKGVRLEPQNSQDFKALTIVLPMPRGWSNVPDPNVPDAFAVIADRVGGNGLYTSNAQVVVYKLVGEFDPIEAISHGFVDSQQLPAWRSTDASFDSFGGMPSALIEGTYRQNSMTLNTSRRHVIATVGPDNYLVSLAVTTSVDQVIPAADATDAIVRGFRVSVPAPAAPPAPAPDAAPGVTPPPATTALPSGPAAAVPASQALANTASS
- the leuS gene encoding leucine--tRNA ligase translates to MQHRYTAELAGKIEHAWQQRWAEAGTFHVPNPVGSLAPTDGATVPEDKMFVQDMFPYPSGEGLHVGHPLGYIATDVYARYCRMTGRNVLHALGFDAFGLPAEQYAIQTGTHPRERTEANIVNFRRQLGRLGFGHDPRRSFSTTDVDYYKWTQWIFLQIYNAWFDPTTGKARPIAELVSEFDSGARTLDDGRVWSQLSAGDRADVVDSHRLVYRADSLVNWCPGLGTVLANEEVTSDGRSERGNFPVFRKRLRQWMMRITAYSDRLLDDLDLLDWPEKVKAMQRNWIGRSTGASVYFSTDAGDIEVFTTRPDTLFGATYMVLAPEHGLVDTLAASQWPADVDERWTFGAANPREAVAAYRSAIAAKSDLERQENKTKTGVFLGAYATNPANGQRIPVFIADYVLIGYGTGAIMAVPGGDQRDWDFATEFGLPIVETVAGGDISQGPNTGDGEVVNSDYLNGLSVGAAKEAMTRRLEVEGRGRARVEYKLRDWLFARQRYWGEPFPIVYDADGRAHPLPESMLPVELPDVPDYSPVLFDPDDANTEPSPPLGKATDWVHVELDLGDGCKPYTRDTNVMPQWAGSSWYELRYTDPDNAEAMCDKENEAYWMGPRPAEHGPHDPGGVDLYVGGVEHAVLHLLYARFWHKVLYDLGHISSREPYRRLVNQGYIQAYAYTDSRGTYVPAAEVVEREGKFFWRPSDDAYGSAPDPDGEIEVFQEFGKIGKSLKNSVSPDEICDNYGADTLRVYEMSMGPIEASRPWATKDVVGAHRFLQRVWRLVVDEQSGRVQVAEHEALDTDTLRLLHRTVAGVTDDYTNLRNNTAAAKLIEYTNHLTKQGVTARAAVEPLVLMLAPLAPHLAEELWHRMGHDTPLAHGPFPVADPQYLVEDTVEYPVQVNGKVRGHITVGADADADTMEAAALADEKVQAFLNGATPKKVIVVAGRLVNIVV
- a CDS encoding SDR family oxidoreductase, whose product is MPTALITGASRGLGTAVAAALAPTHSLVLAGRPGARLDAVAARFGATTVAVDLADADAIAGAVASIDELDVLIHNAGVAYPGRVAESTIDEWRTTMEINVIGAVALTLALLPALRAVGGHVVFVNSGSGIDASPGLASYSGSKFALRSFADSLRNDEPSLRVTSVHPGRIATEMQEGLVAYEGGQYDPSRFLSPETVAGVIADVVASPPDAHIHEVIVRPR